A region of Paractinoplanes abujensis DNA encodes the following proteins:
- a CDS encoding sulfite exporter TauE/SafE family protein, with protein sequence MDFAHVALLLVAGVAAGAVNAIAGGGSLITFPSLIATGLPSVAANVTNSVSVFPGYVSSVAGSRADLAGQRARLTATLPAGVLGAVAGCVLLLVTPARAFEVIVPFLVLGAAATLAFQQRLRGLVGHPRAMSKRRAAVSLQAVVFVGAIYGGYFGAALGVMYVAALALILDEPLNRINALKNVLSAAVGLVTLLVFAVFAPVDWAAVAILAPATVVGGYAGARLARRLPSHVLRAVIVTFGTAIGLLLLYRALT encoded by the coding sequence ATGGATTTCGCACACGTCGCCCTGTTGCTGGTGGCCGGGGTCGCGGCCGGGGCGGTCAACGCCATCGCCGGGGGCGGGTCGCTGATCACGTTCCCGAGTTTGATCGCGACGGGGTTGCCGTCGGTGGCGGCGAACGTCACCAATTCCGTCTCGGTCTTCCCCGGGTACGTCTCCAGCGTCGCGGGCAGCCGGGCGGATCTCGCGGGGCAGCGGGCCCGGCTGACCGCGACCCTGCCGGCGGGTGTGCTCGGTGCGGTCGCCGGCTGTGTGTTGCTGCTGGTCACGCCGGCCCGCGCGTTCGAGGTGATCGTGCCGTTCCTGGTGCTCGGGGCGGCCGCGACGCTCGCCTTCCAGCAGCGGCTGCGCGGCCTGGTCGGGCACCCGCGCGCCATGTCCAAGCGGCGGGCCGCGGTCTCGCTGCAGGCTGTGGTGTTCGTCGGCGCGATCTACGGCGGCTATTTCGGTGCCGCGCTGGGCGTCATGTACGTGGCGGCGCTGGCCCTCATCCTGGACGAGCCGCTGAACCGCATCAATGCGCTCAAGAACGTGTTGTCGGCCGCCGTGGGCCTGGTCACGCTGCTGGTTTTCGCGGTTTTCGCCCCGGTCGACTGGGCTGCCGTGGCGATCTTGGCCCCGGCCACGGTCGTCGGCGGTTATGCGGGCGCCAGGCTGGCCCGCCGCCTGCCCTCGCATGTGCTCCGCGCCGTCATCGTCACGTTCGGCACGGCGATCGGGCTGCTCCTGCTGTATCGCGCGCTGACCTGA
- a CDS encoding AAA family ATPase yields the protein MNQRVPTLLFVIGPPAVGKMTVGNAIAARTGFRVFHNHLTIEPVLRFFDFGTPPFHRLVESFRAGVLEEVAASDLPGLVFTYVWAFDHPGDAEAVSKYAEPFVRRGGRVLFLELEASQEARLKRNAGADRLAEKASKRDLGRSRLHLLEADDRYRLNSTTEFAGRDDHLRVDNTDLTPGEVADLAVERLSLPGRSARQS from the coding sequence ATGAATCAGCGCGTTCCAACCCTGCTCTTCGTCATCGGGCCCCCGGCCGTGGGCAAGATGACCGTGGGCAACGCGATCGCCGCGCGCACCGGGTTCCGCGTGTTCCACAACCACCTGACGATCGAGCCGGTGCTGCGGTTCTTCGATTTCGGCACGCCGCCGTTCCACCGGCTGGTCGAGAGCTTCCGTGCGGGTGTGCTGGAGGAGGTGGCGGCCAGCGACCTGCCGGGGCTCGTGTTCACGTACGTCTGGGCCTTCGATCATCCGGGTGACGCCGAGGCCGTGTCGAAGTACGCCGAGCCGTTCGTCAGGCGCGGTGGCCGGGTGCTGTTCCTCGAGCTCGAGGCGTCGCAGGAGGCCCGGCTGAAACGTAACGCGGGCGCGGACAGGCTGGCCGAGAAGGCCTCGAAGCGCGACCTCGGCCGTTCCCGGCTGCATCTGCTCGAGGCCGACGATCGTTACCGGCTCAACTCGACGACGGAGTTCGCGGGCCGTGACGACCATCTGCGCGTCGACAACACCGATCTGACGCCCGGCGAGGTGGCCGATCTCGCGGTCGAGCGGCTCAGTCTGCCTGGAAGGAGCGCTCGGCAAAGCTGA
- a CDS encoding NUDIX hydrolase — MTVYTLAAERAGWTGLWEHARMRASVAVVHSVVGRLEPGDALEGEHRRLVLDWLGGTDDVFRRVKPATPDRHLVSYVVPVDPRDGAILLVDHVNAGLWLPPGGHVEPDEDPWLTAVREVGEELGLDGTGVPEEPVFLTVTRTVGIDSGHTDVSLWYVLPCDRAQKLAVDEGEFRGVRWWARDELVAADPDRFDPHFRRFLRRISD, encoded by the coding sequence ATGACGGTGTATACCCTGGCGGCCGAACGGGCCGGTTGGACCGGGCTCTGGGAGCATGCACGGATGCGGGCGTCGGTGGCGGTTGTGCATTCTGTGGTGGGCCGGCTGGAGCCGGGGGACGCGCTGGAGGGTGAGCACCGGCGGCTGGTACTCGACTGGCTGGGCGGCACCGATGACGTGTTTCGCCGGGTCAAGCCGGCTACGCCTGATCGGCACCTGGTGTCGTACGTGGTGCCGGTTGATCCTCGGGACGGCGCGATCCTGCTGGTTGATCATGTGAACGCGGGGCTGTGGCTGCCGCCCGGCGGGCATGTCGAGCCGGATGAGGATCCGTGGCTGACTGCCGTACGGGAAGTCGGTGAGGAGCTGGGGCTCGACGGCACGGGGGTGCCGGAGGAGCCGGTGTTTCTCACGGTCACCCGTACGGTCGGGATCGACTCGGGGCATACCGATGTAAGCCTCTGGTACGTGCTGCCGTGCGACCGGGCTCAGAAGCTCGCCGTGGACGAGGGCGAGTTTCGCGGCGTGCGATGGTGGGCGCGGGATGAGCTGGTGGCCGCCGACCCGGACCGGTTCGATCCGCACTTCCGCCGGTTCCTGAGAAGGATTTCGGACTAA
- a CDS encoding DUF2625 family protein — MLTGALTGFCAGLRWPGWEAEVAGVALNQGISARPPPWTRGGKDLSAASRKPIPLAELVSLHRDAARQPGFL, encoded by the coding sequence ATGCTTACCGGTGCGCTGACCGGGTTCTGTGCGGGTCTGCGGTGGCCTGGGTGGGAGGCGGAGGTGGCCGGCGTCGCGTTGAATCAGGGGATCAGCGCTCGGCCACCGCCCTGGACCAGAGGAGGCAAGGATCTCTCGGCAGCGTCTCGTAAGCCGATCCCGCTGGCTGAGCTGGTTTCGCTTCATCGGGACGCGGCCCGTCAGCCCGGCTTCCTCTGA
- a CDS encoding carbohydrate ABC transporter permease, with product MSIKTKLFLYGTLLVLCVPFVFPTWWMITSSFKPNAEIFSPSLLPSSWSLEPWRQVFEMQPFAQQYWNSAYIAVVVTAGTLVVASMAGYAFARIRFPGQNVLFLVVLVGLLIPSEVTIVPLFRIFNSLGLVDTHWPLILVPMLGPPSVLATFIMRQFFITLPGELEEAARMDGLGRPAIFRRIALPLARPALGAVAIFTFLHSWNLYLEPVVYISSQAKYTLPQALTQFTDAYQGQLWNVQLSAASMTAIPVLIVFVIAQRQFIEGLAHTGLKG from the coding sequence ATGAGCATTAAGACCAAGCTTTTCCTGTACGGGACCCTGCTCGTCCTGTGCGTGCCGTTCGTGTTCCCGACCTGGTGGATGATCACGAGTTCCTTCAAACCGAACGCCGAGATCTTCTCCCCGTCGCTGCTCCCGTCCTCGTGGAGCCTGGAACCGTGGCGTCAGGTCTTCGAGATGCAGCCCTTCGCCCAGCAGTACTGGAACAGCGCCTACATCGCCGTGGTGGTCACCGCGGGCACGCTGGTCGTGGCCTCGATGGCCGGCTACGCCTTCGCCCGCATCCGCTTCCCCGGTCAGAACGTGCTGTTCCTGGTCGTACTGGTCGGCCTGCTCATCCCGAGCGAGGTGACGATCGTCCCGCTGTTCCGCATCTTCAACAGCCTGGGCCTGGTCGACACCCACTGGCCGCTGATCCTGGTGCCCATGCTGGGCCCGCCCAGCGTGCTGGCCACGTTCATCATGCGGCAGTTCTTCATCACCCTGCCCGGCGAACTGGAAGAGGCCGCCCGCATGGACGGCCTGGGCCGGCCCGCCATTTTCCGCCGCATCGCCCTGCCGCTGGCCCGCCCCGCCCTGGGCGCGGTCGCCATCTTCACGTTCCTGCACAGCTGGAACCTGTACCTGGAGCCGGTCGTCTACATCTCCTCCCAGGCGAAATACACGCTGCCTCAGGCCCTGACCCAGTTCACCGACGCCTACCAGGGCCAGCTCTGGAACGTCCAACTGTCAGCGGCCTCCATGACCGCCATCCCCGTCCTGATCGTCTTCGTCATCGCCCAGCGCCAGTTCATCGAAGGCCTGGCCCACACCGGCCTGAAAGGCTGA
- a CDS encoding carbohydrate ABC transporter permease: protein MTVGSALIRRRFWTTRRRDQLTAYVFITPALLGSLAFVFVPLVLVVWYSLHEWNVLADTFTFVGAENYRKLADDPNVPAVLRATAFFSIGLVVLNLALALLLAVLLNQKLRGTTVFRVLFFSPVVVSLLAWTIVWGFLLQDNGGINGLLDTIGIDGPNWLRSGGTAMAAVVIVQVFKNVGLNMVLFLAALQGVPQDLYEAARTDGASPWTIFRRITLPLISPTVLLTSIITVVGSLQVFAQISVLTQGGPGTSTTVLVYYLYQQAFQFHAFGYGATLSVLLFLIVLALTVLQWQMRKRWVFHEH from the coding sequence ATGACCGTTGGCTCCGCGTTGATCCGCCGCCGCTTCTGGACCACGCGGCGGCGTGATCAACTGACCGCGTACGTCTTCATCACGCCCGCCCTGCTCGGCTCGCTGGCGTTCGTCTTCGTGCCGCTGGTGCTGGTGGTCTGGTACAGCCTGCACGAATGGAACGTGCTGGCCGACACGTTCACCTTCGTCGGCGCCGAGAACTACCGGAAGCTCGCCGACGACCCGAACGTGCCCGCCGTTCTGCGCGCGACCGCTTTCTTCTCGATCGGGCTGGTCGTCCTCAACCTCGCGCTGGCTTTGCTGCTGGCCGTCCTGCTCAACCAGAAACTGCGCGGCACCACGGTTTTCCGCGTGCTGTTCTTCTCCCCGGTCGTCGTGTCGCTGCTCGCGTGGACGATCGTGTGGGGTTTCCTGCTGCAGGACAACGGCGGCATCAACGGTCTGCTGGACACGATCGGCATCGACGGCCCCAATTGGCTGCGCTCCGGCGGAACGGCCATGGCCGCCGTCGTCATCGTGCAGGTCTTCAAGAACGTCGGCCTCAACATGGTGCTTTTCCTCGCGGCTCTGCAAGGCGTTCCCCAGGACCTGTACGAGGCCGCCCGCACCGACGGCGCCAGCCCGTGGACCATTTTCCGCCGCATCACGCTGCCGCTGATCAGCCCGACCGTTCTGCTCACCTCCATCATCACCGTGGTCGGCTCGCTGCAGGTCTTCGCGCAGATCAGCGTCCTCACCCAGGGCGGCCCCGGCACGTCCACCACGGTTCTCGTCTACTACCTGTACCAGCAGGCGTTCCAATTCCACGCCTTCGGCTACGGCGCCACGCTCTCCGTGCTGCTGTTCCTGATCGTGCTCGCGCTGACCGTCCTGCAATGGCAGATGCGCAAAAGGTGGGTCTTCCATGAGCATTAA
- a CDS encoding ABC transporter substrate-binding protein — translation MRRLLSGIAVAALLGSLTACGGGDDAGSDGPITLRMTTWSANPAHVQLFDAIAAEYKATHPDVTVKFDALPIDNYTTTVTTQIAGGNAPDIAWILEGSAPDFVASGALEPLDDSIENVADLAPAATALWKQDGKLMAYPFSTSPFGVFVNTDLLKKAGVTLPAEWTWENVITAAGTVAAKTGKQGLVIRDFDYKDWTNLATVFRGWDAEAWTADGKTCGFDQQPMIDAMTFLHKAIFTGKALPAPGVAADFFAGESAMTIAQISRTSLLKEGGFGWTLVPLPAGPAGEYSVIGQGGLGVLKKGKHAAAAAEFVTFFTSPANSAKLAQFFPPPRQSQLDAATLAKANPLLKPDQLQNVVIDGIADGVVKPSHTGSAELNQAVRAGLDPLWKPGADIPGVLKGVCTAINPLLAK, via the coding sequence GTGAGACGACTTCTGTCCGGAATAGCCGTGGCCGCCCTGCTCGGTTCGCTCACCGCCTGCGGTGGTGGTGACGACGCCGGGTCCGACGGCCCGATCACGCTGCGCATGACCACGTGGTCGGCCAACCCGGCCCACGTGCAGCTGTTCGACGCGATCGCGGCCGAGTACAAGGCGACCCACCCCGACGTCACCGTCAAGTTCGACGCATTGCCGATCGACAACTACACAACCACGGTCACCACGCAGATCGCCGGCGGGAACGCCCCCGACATCGCCTGGATCCTGGAGGGCTCCGCGCCCGACTTCGTCGCGTCGGGTGCGCTCGAGCCGCTCGACGACAGCATCGAGAACGTGGCCGACCTGGCGCCCGCGGCCACCGCCCTGTGGAAACAGGACGGCAAGCTGATGGCGTACCCGTTCTCGACCTCGCCGTTCGGGGTCTTCGTCAACACCGACCTGCTCAAGAAGGCCGGGGTCACGCTGCCTGCCGAGTGGACGTGGGAGAACGTGATCACCGCGGCCGGCACCGTCGCCGCCAAGACGGGCAAGCAGGGCCTGGTGATCCGCGACTTCGACTACAAGGACTGGACCAACCTGGCCACCGTGTTCCGCGGCTGGGACGCCGAGGCGTGGACCGCGGACGGCAAGACCTGCGGCTTCGATCAGCAGCCGATGATCGACGCCATGACGTTCCTGCACAAGGCGATCTTCACCGGCAAGGCGTTGCCCGCTCCCGGCGTGGCCGCGGACTTCTTCGCCGGCGAATCGGCCATGACGATCGCCCAGATCTCCCGGACGTCGCTGCTCAAAGAGGGCGGCTTCGGCTGGACGCTGGTCCCGCTGCCGGCCGGCCCCGCCGGTGAGTACTCGGTGATCGGCCAGGGCGGTCTCGGCGTGCTCAAGAAAGGCAAGCACGCGGCGGCCGCGGCCGAGTTCGTCACGTTCTTCACCAGCCCCGCCAACAGCGCGAAGCTGGCCCAGTTCTTCCCGCCGCCGCGGCAGTCCCAGCTCGACGCGGCGACCCTGGCCAAGGCCAACCCGCTGCTCAAGCCCGACCAGCTGCAGAACGTGGTGATCGACGGGATCGCCGACGGTGTCGTCAAGCCCAGCCACACCGGCAGCGCCGAGCTCAACCAGGCCGTACGGGCCGGTCTGGATCCGCTGTGGAAGCCCGGCGCCGACATCCCCGGTGTGCTGAAGGGTGTCTGCACCGCCATCAACCCGCTGCTCGCCAAATGA
- a CDS encoding FAD-dependent oxidoreductase — protein sequence MPELRADVLVVGGGLGGVAAALAALRAGRTVLLTEEHAWLGGQLTSQAVPPDEHSWVERFGITASYRALRDGIRDYYRAHYPLTDRARRTRDLNPGAGHVSRLCHEPRVAVAVIDAMLAPYRGSGRLTVLQPAVPTAAETDGDRVTAVTVRHHGDDYVLSAPYILDATETGELLPMTGTEYVTGAESQAETGEPNAPGTANPANMQALSVCFAVDHVDGDHTVDKPSAYGFWRDYQPGFWGARMLSWQTPNPRTLQLSTRSFTPNPDDDPWLVDADQRVNPGDGNLWTFRRIAARRNFTGGLYPSDICLVNWPMIDYFEQPYVDAPDPASVERKARELSFSVLYWLQTEAPRPDGGTGWPGLRLRGDVTGSADGLAMAPYVRESRRIRAEYTVVEQDLSLQIRGDKGAVPYADAVGVGMYRIDLHPSTGGDNYIDVASCPFEIPLGALIPQRVENLLPAGKNIGTTHITNGSYRLHPVEWNAGEVAGALAAFCLDRAVAPRAVRNTPDLLADFQAHLSADGVELHWPDISGY from the coding sequence GTGCCTGAACTGCGGGCGGATGTCCTGGTCGTCGGGGGCGGCCTGGGCGGAGTGGCGGCGGCCCTGGCGGCGCTGCGGGCGGGCCGGACGGTGCTGCTGACCGAGGAGCACGCGTGGCTCGGCGGGCAGCTGACCAGCCAGGCCGTGCCGCCGGACGAGCACAGCTGGGTCGAGCGCTTCGGCATCACCGCGAGCTACCGCGCCCTGCGTGACGGCATCCGTGACTACTACCGCGCCCACTATCCGCTCACCGACCGGGCCCGCCGCACCCGTGACCTCAACCCCGGCGCCGGGCACGTCAGCCGCCTCTGCCACGAGCCGCGGGTCGCCGTGGCCGTGATCGACGCGATGCTGGCCCCGTACCGGGGATCGGGTCGGCTGACCGTCCTGCAACCGGCCGTGCCGACTGCCGCCGAGACCGACGGTGACCGGGTGACGGCCGTGACGGTCCGCCACCACGGCGACGACTACGTGCTGTCGGCGCCGTACATCCTGGACGCGACCGAGACCGGCGAGCTGTTGCCGATGACCGGCACCGAATACGTGACCGGGGCCGAGTCGCAGGCCGAGACCGGCGAGCCCAACGCCCCCGGCACCGCGAACCCGGCCAACATGCAGGCGCTCTCGGTGTGCTTCGCGGTGGATCACGTCGACGGCGATCACACCGTCGACAAGCCTTCCGCGTACGGGTTCTGGCGCGACTACCAGCCCGGGTTCTGGGGTGCGCGGATGCTCTCTTGGCAGACCCCGAACCCCCGTACGCTGCAACTCTCGACGCGGTCGTTCACCCCGAACCCGGACGACGACCCGTGGCTCGTCGACGCCGACCAGCGGGTCAACCCCGGCGACGGCAACCTGTGGACGTTCCGGCGCATCGCCGCGCGCCGCAACTTCACGGGCGGCCTCTACCCGAGCGACATCTGCCTGGTGAACTGGCCGATGATCGACTACTTCGAGCAGCCGTACGTCGACGCGCCCGACCCCGCGAGCGTCGAGCGCAAGGCCCGCGAGCTGTCGTTCTCGGTGCTCTACTGGCTGCAGACCGAGGCTCCGCGCCCCGACGGCGGCACCGGCTGGCCCGGGCTGCGCCTGCGCGGCGACGTCACCGGCAGCGCCGACGGTCTCGCCATGGCCCCGTACGTGCGGGAAAGCCGCCGGATCCGGGCCGAGTACACGGTCGTCGAGCAGGACCTGTCCCTGCAGATCAGAGGCGACAAGGGTGCCGTCCCGTACGCCGATGCGGTCGGAGTCGGCATGTACCGCATCGATCTGCACCCCTCCACCGGCGGCGACAACTACATCGACGTGGCCAGCTGCCCGTTCGAGATCCCGCTCGGGGCCCTCATCCCGCAGCGCGTGGAGAACCTGCTGCCCGCCGGCAAGAACATCGGCACGACCCACATCACCAACGGCTCGTACCGGTTGCACCCGGTCGAGTGGAACGCGGGGGAGGTGGCCGGCGCGCTGGCCGCGTTCTGCCTCGACCGCGCCGTCGCGCCACGGGCCGTCCGCAACACCCCCGACCTGCTCGCCGATTTCCAAGCCCACCTGAGCGCCGACGGCGTCGAGCTGCACTGGCCCGACATCAGCGGTTATTGA
- a CDS encoding LacI family DNA-binding transcriptional regulator — MTQQDIARMTGVSQTTVSIVLNERDDAAVRIAPETREKVLAAIRRTGYVADPIARRLAAQRNRFLGVFTYEPVFPAGLGDFYHPFLVGIEECAERIGCDLLLFTSASVVDGRRRIFSQDNRLRLADGCILLGRWLDPEELARLIAEGQPFVSVGRRDDAGGPVPYVGADYPAATAAQVRRAVELGHRKIAYVGEGGGPESHADRFRGFTDAVARAGVAGIHVKPGKEVLSQLITEQVTAVFAEEFADGALLADEAVKQGLRVPDDLSFVALGDPTRPASTDLDFTGYRIPRREMGWQAVEVLSAILEGAGGDHQRLLPCEPVAGATLAVARA; from the coding sequence GTGACGCAGCAGGACATCGCCCGGATGACCGGCGTCAGTCAGACGACCGTCTCGATCGTGCTCAACGAGCGCGACGACGCCGCCGTCCGGATTGCGCCCGAGACGCGGGAGAAGGTGCTCGCGGCCATCCGGCGTACGGGTTATGTGGCCGACCCGATCGCCCGCCGCCTGGCCGCTCAGCGCAACCGTTTCCTCGGTGTCTTCACCTACGAGCCGGTGTTCCCGGCCGGGCTGGGCGACTTCTACCACCCGTTCCTGGTCGGCATCGAGGAGTGCGCCGAGCGCATCGGTTGCGACCTGCTGCTGTTCACCAGCGCGTCGGTCGTCGACGGCCGGCGCCGGATCTTCTCGCAGGACAACCGGCTGCGGCTGGCCGACGGCTGCATCCTGCTGGGCCGCTGGCTCGACCCCGAAGAGCTGGCCCGGCTGATCGCGGAGGGTCAGCCGTTCGTCAGCGTGGGCCGGCGCGACGACGCCGGCGGTCCGGTGCCCTACGTCGGCGCCGACTATCCGGCGGCCACCGCGGCCCAGGTCCGCCGGGCCGTCGAGCTGGGCCATCGCAAGATCGCGTACGTGGGGGAGGGTGGCGGGCCCGAGTCGCACGCCGACCGCTTCCGCGGCTTCACCGACGCCGTAGCGCGCGCGGGGGTAGCCGGAATACATGTCAAACCGGGCAAAGAGGTGCTAAGCCAGTTGATCACGGAACAAGTGACCGCGGTGTTCGCCGAGGAGTTCGCCGACGGCGCCCTGCTCGCCGACGAGGCCGTCAAGCAGGGTCTGCGCGTACCGGACGATCTGTCCTTCGTGGCCCTGGGCGACCCCACCCGGCCCGCCAGCACGGATCTCGACTTCACGGGTTATCGGATCCCGCGGCGCGAAATGGGCTGGCAGGCCGTCGAGGTGCTGTCGGCGATCCTCGAGGGTGCGGGCGGCGACCACCAGCGGCTGCTGCCCTGCGAGCCCGTGGCCGGCGCGACCCTGGCGGTGGCCCGTGCCTGA